The following proteins come from a genomic window of Macadamia integrifolia cultivar HAES 741 chromosome 14, SCU_Mint_v3, whole genome shotgun sequence:
- the LOC122060415 gene encoding cytochrome P450 89A2-like, which yields MEYSWFMILLSLCLCAAATNVFLILFSQSKSKKSKLSLPPGPPSLPIVGSIFLLKRLLTDAESLVRDLSYKYGPIITIRIGSGLSVFISSHSLAHQALIENGAAFSYRPGAVTPSCIFQNTNPDTGSSSGNRWRFLRRNLTSELLIPSRYKCFGRARRSFLETADSLLKYHVESGEPVPVVDPFRYAMFSLLLFMCFGEKFDEKVIKDIMEIEGTVVANYKRLSVFQGFPTFGKFVFRKHLSDIRRKQKSALLPLIKSRRERREKIKQENQDENIIAYIDSLFDLEFKDEEGRKMSDEEIVIFICEIMDAGSDATSTVFEWIMAHLVKDQTIQEKLYSEIQEVVNSEEEIKEEDLQKMPYLKAVVLEGLRLNPPAHFLLPHTVEEDIVLNGYVIPKKTIVNFMVAGMARDPQVWKDPMEFKPERFLGEEGELVDITGSREIKMMPFGAGRRICPGLGLGTLHLEYFLANLIRSYKWVAVDGQDVDMSEKQEFTWEKKTRLRAHVSQRAK from the coding sequence ATGGAGTACTCTTGGTTCATGATCCTCTTATCTCTTTGTCTCTGTGCAGCAGCCACCAATGTTTTCCTCATCCTCTTCTCTCAGAGCAAATCCAAGAAAAGCAAACTCTCTTTACCACCAGGCCCTCCTTCACTCCCCATAGTAGGCAGCATCTTCTTGCTCAAAAGATTGTTAACCGATGCCGAATCACTCGTCCGTGACCTCTCCTACAAATACGGACCAATCATCACCATCCGCATTGGCTCTGGCCTCTCAGTATTTATTTCCAGCCATTCATTAGCCCATCAAGCTCTAATCGAGAATGGTGCCGCCTTTAGCTACCGCCCAGGAGCTGTCACACCCAGCTGCATCTTTCAAAACACCAATCCAGATACTGGTTCCTCCTCTGGCAATCGTTGGAGGTTCCTCCGTCGTAACCTCACTTCCGAACTTCTTATCCCTTCTCGGTATAAGTGTTTTGGTCGCGCCCGCAGAAGCTTCTTGGAAACAGCTGATTCGTTGCTCAAATACCATGTTGAGTCAGGCGAGCCTGTGCCTGTGGTAGATCCCTTCCGATATGCCATGTTTTCTTTGTTGCTTTTCATGTGCTTTGGTGAGAAATTTGATGAGAAAGTCATCAAAGATATTATGGAAATAGAAGGGACTGTCGTAGCCAATTACAAAAGACTTTCTGTGTTCCAAGGGTTCCCCACCTTTGGGAAATTCGTCTTCAGAAAACATTTGAGTGATATTCGCCGCAAACAAAAATCTGCTCTACTTCCTTTGATCAAATCCCGTCGAGAACGAAGGGAGAAGATCAAACAAGAAAACCAAGATGAGAATATTATCGCCTACATCGATTCActctttgatctcgaattcaaagatgaagaaggaaggaagatgaGTGATGAAGAAATAGTGATATTCATCTGTGAGATTATGGATGCAGGGAGTGACGCAACATCAACTGTGTTTGAATGGATCATGGCCCACCTTGTGAAGGACCAAACCATCCAAGAAAAGCTCTATTCTGAGATCCAAGAGGTTGTGAATtcagaagaagagatcaaagaaGAGGATTTGCAGAAGATGCCATATCTGAAGGCAGTGGTATTAGAAGGGCTGAGGTTAAACCCACCTGCCCACTTTCTGCTGCCACATACTGTGGAGGAAGATATTGTGTTGAATGGCTATGTCATCCCGAAGAAAACTATTGTGAATTTTATGGTGGCAGGGATGGCGAGGGATCCACAAGTTTGGAAAGATCCTATGGAGTTTAAGCCAGAGAGGTTCTTGGGTGAAGAAGGGGAATTAGTTGATATCACAGGGAGCAGGGAGATTAAGATGATGCCATTTGGTGCAGGGAGGAGGATTTGCCCCGGGCTTGGGTTAGGGACATTGCATTTGGAGTACTTCTTGGCAAATTTGATCAGAAGTTACAAATGGGTTGCTGTAGATGGACAAGATGTTGACATGTCAGAGAAGCAGGAGTTCACATGGGAGAAGAAAACCCGGTTGCGGGCCCATGTGTCCCAAAGGGCAAAGTAA